The Candidatus Phaeomarinobacter ectocarpi genome includes a region encoding these proteins:
- a CDS encoding AbgT family transporter, translating to MTQTAPRRSMLTRFLDGVERTGNALPDPVTLFALMIVMVIIASVIAAAAGVAVPHPGTGDVVEAKSLLAADQIQRLLVEMPKTFTSFAPLGYVLLVMLGVGVAEKTGFLTVALRSLVSGVSPRLITAALVFAGIMSSLAADAGYVVLIPLGAAIFMGAGRHPVAGLAAGFAGVAGGFSSNLILTPLDPLLAGITQEAARLVAADYVVEVTANYYLMLGLVPLFVIVGTWVTDRIVEPRLPKWVPTETPIPAVDGDVSAVERRGIQAALLSVVVLAAGVAALAWAPGFPLRGEDGSFLPLMRSLVSLMFIAFLVAGIAYGVTTRVIASDKDVVRMMADAMSDLGVYIVLAFIAAHFIAMFSWSNLGIISAVVGADTLRSIGFEGSPLLVSLILLAATINILVGSASAKWAFLAPIFVPMLMLLGLSPEATQAAYRIGDSSTNMITPLLPYFPLILIVGKRYDPNFGIGTLVATMLPFAIAFGVASTAFFVGWLALGLPLGPGISSTF from the coding sequence ATGACGCAGACCGCCCCACGCCGCAGCATGCTCACGCGTTTCCTCGATGGTGTGGAACGCACCGGCAACGCCCTGCCCGATCCCGTCACGCTGTTCGCCTTGATGATCGTGATGGTGATTATCGCGTCTGTGATTGCGGCCGCCGCAGGCGTTGCCGTTCCACACCCCGGCACCGGCGATGTGGTTGAGGCCAAGAGCCTTCTGGCCGCCGATCAGATCCAGCGGCTGCTTGTGGAAATGCCCAAGACGTTCACGAGCTTCGCGCCACTGGGCTACGTGCTGCTGGTCATGCTGGGCGTTGGCGTTGCCGAGAAGACAGGTTTCCTCACCGTTGCCCTGCGGTCGCTGGTGTCCGGCGTCTCACCGCGTCTCATAACAGCGGCACTCGTCTTTGCAGGCATCATGTCGTCGCTGGCGGCAGACGCGGGCTATGTGGTGCTCATACCTCTGGGGGCCGCCATTTTCATGGGTGCCGGCCGACATCCGGTGGCAGGCCTCGCGGCGGGCTTTGCCGGTGTGGCCGGTGGTTTCAGTTCCAACCTCATCCTCACACCCCTTGATCCCCTGCTGGCGGGCATCACCCAGGAAGCAGCTCGCCTTGTGGCCGCGGACTATGTCGTCGAAGTCACCGCAAATTATTATCTGATGCTCGGCCTGGTGCCGCTCTTCGTCATTGTCGGCACTTGGGTAACCGACAGGATTGTCGAGCCCCGCCTGCCCAAATGGGTGCCGACTGAAACACCAATTCCCGCAGTCGATGGCGATGTGTCCGCCGTCGAGCGCCGGGGCATTCAGGCTGCCTTGCTTTCCGTTGTTGTTCTGGCGGCAGGCGTCGCGGCGCTGGCCTGGGCACCCGGTTTTCCCTTGCGGGGCGAGGACGGCAGCTTCCTGCCTTTGATGCGGAGCCTTGTCTCGCTGATGTTCATCGCGTTCCTCGTTGCCGGTATTGCCTATGGCGTGACCACGCGGGTGATCGCGTCTGACAAGGACGTGGTCCGGATGATGGCGGATGCCATGTCGGACCTTGGCGTCTACATCGTGCTCGCATTCATTGCGGCGCACTTCATCGCCATGTTCAGCTGGTCCAACCTTGGCATCATCTCGGCCGTCGTCGGCGCGGATACCCTGCGATCCATCGGCTTTGAGGGCTCGCCACTTTTGGTGTCTCTCATACTGCTGGCCGCAACGATCAACATTCTGGTCGGGAGCGCGTCGGCCAAGTGGGCGTTTCTGGCGCCGATATTTGTCCCCATGCTCATGCTGCTGGGCCTGTCGCCGGAAGCCACGCAGGCCGCCTACCGTATTGGCGACAGCTCCACCAACATGATCACGCCGCTGCTGCCCTATTTCCCGCTGATCCTGATCGTCGGGAAACGGTACGATCCCAACTTCGGCATCGGCACATTGGTGGCCACCATGCTGCCATTTGCGATTGCGTTCGGGGTCGCCTCAACCGCATTTTTTGTCGGGTGGCTGGCGCTTGGTCTGCCTCTGGGTCCGGGTATTTCCAGCACGTTCTAA
- a CDS encoding aldehyde dehydrogenase family protein has product MAEQAYKLLIGGNLVDGDSTMDVVNPATEDVITKAPRASEAQLNDAVAAAKAAFPAWAETPIEQRRTVINAIANAIEAEAEDFARLLTQEQGKPLPDATGEVLGTVAFMRYFATLDMPVKVLDDNEGRRIEAHRKPLGVIGAIVPWNFPMILMAFKLPPALLAGNTLVLKPAPTTPLTTLKLAGILKEIVPAGVVNVITDANDLGAPLTAHPDIRKVSFTGSTATGAKVMEGAAKLLKRVTLELGGNDAGIVLDDVDPKEAAPQLFQSAFQNSGQVCIAMKRLYVHESIYDEMCAELAKLAEEAIIGDGLEQGTQLGPLQNKMQYDKVKDLIEDARGSGNIIAGGTTPDQKGYFIRPTIVRDIEDGTRLVDEEQFGPVLPVIKYSDADDAVARANASPYGLGGSVWAKDTDRAYALADKMDAGTIWVNKHAELDPMIPFGGSKMSGVGAELGADGLEEFTQLKIINMAR; this is encoded by the coding sequence ATGGCGGAACAGGCATATAAGCTGCTGATTGGCGGCAATCTGGTGGACGGCGACAGCACCATGGATGTTGTCAATCCAGCCACCGAAGACGTGATCACCAAGGCACCCCGAGCCTCCGAAGCGCAACTCAATGATGCCGTTGCAGCAGCCAAGGCCGCATTCCCGGCATGGGCCGAAACACCCATCGAGCAACGCCGCACAGTCATCAATGCCATCGCCAATGCGATTGAAGCCGAAGCTGAAGACTTTGCCCGTCTGCTGACCCAGGAACAGGGCAAGCCACTGCCGGATGCGACCGGCGAAGTGCTCGGCACCGTTGCCTTCATGCGCTATTTCGCGACGCTGGATATGCCCGTCAAGGTGCTGGACGACAATGAAGGTCGCCGGATTGAAGCCCACCGCAAACCGCTGGGTGTCATCGGCGCCATCGTGCCGTGGAACTTCCCGATGATCCTCATGGCGTTCAAGCTGCCGCCGGCGCTTCTGGCCGGCAACACGCTGGTGCTGAAGCCAGCCCCGACGACGCCGCTCACCACACTCAAGCTTGCGGGCATTCTAAAGGAGATCGTCCCCGCAGGTGTCGTCAACGTCATCACGGATGCAAACGACCTCGGCGCCCCGCTGACAGCCCATCCTGACATCCGCAAGGTGTCGTTCACAGGCTCAACCGCAACCGGTGCCAAGGTAATGGAAGGCGCAGCCAAACTCTTGAAGCGCGTAACGCTGGAACTTGGCGGCAATGATGCCGGTATCGTGCTGGATGACGTGGACCCCAAGGAAGCCGCCCCGCAGCTCTTCCAGTCCGCATTCCAGAATTCCGGTCAGGTCTGCATCGCCATGAAGCGTCTGTATGTGCATGAAAGCATCTATGACGAAATGTGTGCCGAGCTTGCCAAGCTGGCTGAGGAAGCCATCATCGGTGACGGTCTGGAACAGGGCACCCAGCTTGGGCCGCTCCAGAACAAGATGCAGTACGACAAGGTGAAAGACCTGATCGAAGACGCCCGTGGCTCCGGCAACATCATCGCCGGTGGCACGACGCCTGATCAAAAGGGCTACTTCATCCGTCCCACCATTGTGCGCGACATCGAAGACGGCACGCGCCTGGTGGACGAGGAGCAGTTCGGCCCGGTTCTCCCGGTCATCAAATACTCAGACGCGGATGATGCAGTCGCCCGCGCCAATGCTTCGCCTTATGGCCTTGGTGGCTCCGTATGGGCCAAGGACACAGATCGCGCCTATGCGCTGGCGGACAAGATGGATGCCGGTACAATCTGGGTGAACAAGCACGCCGAACTGGACCCGATGATCCCGTTTGGCGGTTCCAAGATGTCAGGTGTCGGCGCTGAACTCGGCGCGGATGGCCTTGAGGAATTCACCCAGCTCAAGATCATCAACATGGCGCGCTAA